A single region of the Ictalurus punctatus breed USDA103 chromosome 26, Coco_2.0, whole genome shotgun sequence genome encodes:
- the LOC108258818 gene encoding ly6/PLAUR domain-containing protein 1 isoform X1 has protein sequence MVRAGCRGFRDMLASARRTMPVLGFSVLTVLLCLREVGALQIQCYQCEEIQQDDCSSPEFIVNCTVNVQDMCQKEVLIRWDGVHYRKSCASSGACLIASSGYQQFCTGKLNSVCITCCNTPLCNGPRQRRRPPGSSASPLPLSLLLISALLSLSLSLSVSPSLCLSH, from the exons ATGGTGCGCGCGGGCTGCCGGGGGTTCCGTGACATGCTCGCCAGCGCGAGGAGGACGATGCCGGTGCTGGGCTTCAGCGTGTTGACGGTGCTGCTCTGTCTGCGGGAGG ttggtgCTCTGCAGATTCAGTGTTATCAGTGTGAGGAGATTCAGCAGGATGACTGCTCATCTCCAGAGTTCATCGTTAACTGCACTGTTAATGTGCAGGACATGTGCCAGAAGGAAGTTCTCATCAGGTGGGACG gtgTACACTACAGGAAGTCATGTGCGTCATCTGGGGCGTGTCTGATCGCATCATCAGGGTATCAGCAGTTCTGTACAGGGAAGCTCAACTCCGTCTGCATCACCTGCTGTAACACACCGCTGTGTAACGGCCCACGGCAAAGACGCCGCCCACCCGGCTCGTCTGCCTCACCCCTCCCCCTCTCACTATTGCTCATCTCTGCCCtcctctcactgtccctctctctgtctgtctctccatctctctgtctctctcactga
- the LOC108258818 gene encoding uncharacterized protein LOC108258818 isoform X2, which produces MVRAGCRGFRDMLASARRTMPVLGFSVLTVLLCLREVGALQIQCYQCEEIQQDDCSSPEFIVNCTVNVQDMCQKEVLIRWDEDTASEEDLSPWLPPQSSRKGLNPLRDHTTPPTPIPPEHLTPPLLFLLSNTVE; this is translated from the exons ATGGTGCGCGCGGGCTGCCGGGGGTTCCGTGACATGCTCGCCAGCGCGAGGAGGACGATGCCGGTGCTGGGCTTCAGCGTGTTGACGGTGCTGCTCTGTCTGCGGGAGG ttggtgCTCTGCAGATTCAGTGTTATCAGTGTGAGGAGATTCAGCAGGATGACTGCTCATCTCCAGAGTTCATCGTTAACTGCACTGTTAATGTGCAGGACATGTGCCAGAAGGAAGTTCTCATCAGGTGGGACG AAGACACTGCCTCAGAGGAAGACCTCTCTCCCTGGCtgcctccccagagctccagaaaAGGCCTCAACCCCCTGAGAGACCACACCACGCCCCCTACACCGATCCCCCCTGAACACCTCACTCCACCTCTCCTTTTCCTACTTTCAAACACTGTTGAATAA